AACAATACAGACAACTGTAGTCAAGATCCATGGGATCACAAATgcttaaatacaaaaataaacaattcCTGAAATAAGTAACTAgtacacaaacacacaaataatGCTTACATGATTACATCCCTCTGAGATGGGCTGTGAAAAAATAGGTTCCCAGTCAGCTCAAAATGAATTATCACTTGCATTGTAAGTTAGCACACTCACTCTCTTTACAAGttatttttgatgatttaaaaaaaaaaatttaattcagtGGATCACTGATAATATAGTGCCTTTAAAAGTGTAACACAGTACAGAACTGTTGAGTTATATACACTGGACTGAATACATTAAATTTGCTTACAGATCAAGACAAGAATCGATATGTGACATGCTGTACTGCTGTGATTGCAGAACATTACACAGTATATCTGCTTAAAGGACgattttgtgatcctatcatcctctttttatgacatttttcagtagatatccattgaaaaatgtttattcccaaaatttcagttgattccgattttgcgtttgcgagttacgcatgattatgtgtattacactgctccatacgcCATTGTtgttatttcgttctggtataccagaacaaaatttaaatttgacgatatttttgctaatcaaattaatctgcaagacatttttggtacataaacattatttagccagaggtttccagtggtataaaaatctcaacttttttttaaaaacagtgGGGTGATGAGGctgaaaatgcccttttaagtaattTCTCTGACCCATAAGTGAATAAGTGCAGTAAATTGTCCATTCAACTTATAGGTGTATAGTGGCACCGTACTTACATCtgtcaaaatatatattatatttgcaGCTACAAAATATTAAACTCAATCTTTTTCTTGAAACAAAACTATAAAATTCCCAAACAATTTATGTTTTTCTCTTCTTGGTTGAGAAGCATCATCAGATTGATGATTGATTatgaaatatcaaatattaattcAGAATTAAGTACTTGTTTAAAATCTATCATCtatatattttggatattttctaAATATACTCTATTATATTCTATAGCTGTATACAAGCAGTTGAGTTGTAAAACTGACCAAGTAATTTGTTACAAACGTAACTCTTTAAAAACTTACTACGATGACATCTTCTTGCAAAGTGGCTTTGCTTTTCGGTCAAAACTgcaacaataattctattattttggGCAACAAATACTAAATTTTTGAATTGTTTGCCTCCCCTCATGTCCCCAAATCAATCACTGTTTCCTTATGCCCCTCCCAAAAAAACACAGCATTTACATAAAAACAAGTTCTATATGACTGTGACACAAATGTTTCAACTTATCAACACACAATCAacaaaaatttcatattttttacatcaagaatgggctcttccatttaaaatcctcattacccttgtggaagatttatcataagtcttccacagagggagtatgagttttgaatagaaaaaacaattgggtaacttccatttgaaatactcaatccagttgtgaaagatacaGGCAAAGCCATTatacaggaggagtatgggtttcaaaatgattaaccctcaaccaattacatttgaaaaacatactacctgtgtggaagataaaaatattccacaggggtagtgtggatttcaactggaaaagcctgaTGCAATGTTTTGGTTTTCATACTAACCCTATGAAAATTGAACTGGTTATCAAGTTAAAGGCAATTTATTCTGTACTTAAAGCTAGTCTCTTGCAACTTCTACAGAACATACCACAAACGCTCGCCTAATggtgcacctgggctcctttcctttgccttggggtaaatttcatgtacaaatagagagctctgtCCTGttaatcccaacaagaattaagggtacatgcccttgctggtgggattttgatGGGagtgcacttttagtttgtgtctaaaattccagttatgtcaagggagcccatagtgccattaggcgaacgtttacggtagctGCAACCACATAAATATATTACTACATAGCACCTATTTTCAGCAGCTATACAGCATTTGGTCAATACATACTGTGAATTGTTAGCCTTATATACAATGTTATAATATAATACAAGATATCATTAAAATACTTTCAATAACAATGCAATTtagagccataatgtgtgatttgctccacaacgACGCCCtcaaaatttttcttgaatttctactttctgcatgattgtaatgcccaatggtgtactaaaataccatgtgaaagactaagcctgaagtgctttaaataCAGTAAAATATAAGTTTTTGTAGTAAACCCTGAAATCTCTGGTTTTATTCCATCGACTGATAGCTGACACGTCTCGTGCATGTgtatcagtgacgtataaactgtgtgtatatcgctattcgtcttatgtcTTATTTACATGTCACTGCTGCGTGAAGCTCAATAACGATCGGCAAACTAATACACGCATTGACAATAAGGCGCTGgactgaaatagcaattttctttgttttacatcTTCTGTTGGCTAGGAAATTTATaggggacataatgtgatcagtgaaaactaacattttgtggaaaacaatcAAAAGTATCTATTGTTTattgaaatcgcacattattgcttttttAAGCAATAATGTTAAAACATGTGGGACACAAGGAATTTACACAAATGACCAGCTGCAAGTAGAGTCAATGCTTAAATAACTTTGTACATCCTGAAGGTACCTGAACTATGTACATCATTTAAGGTACCACTGTTATTCTGCAAGAATAGCAAAATATgcacacatttttgcaaaaatgaaagaAGCTTGGATTTAAGTGTGGCAAGTATGGTATGTTTGAAAGAGTTGCATTGAATGCTTTTGGTGTTCACACCTAAACTTCTCTCTTATACTTCTTTTCTAAAAGATAATCAAAATATTCAACTAATTTGATAATCAATAAGTCTTGCCAATATGAAAGCAGTGTGGCTTTGTGGCAGGCAAGGCAGTTTCATACATAGAGTTGCACATAAAACAAGAAGCTAATACTTTTTACATCTTTCAGGTAGCCAGTGCTCATgcaaaaattataataaataggcctaaatcaaaatatgttttatttgttATAGTTGCAATAATGAGATCAAGGTAGGTACATACGTAGGTACCTATTATTAGCTGAAGTTATATGTGACAATCAGCCACAAACTTCATCAGGACCATAGTTAACCTAATAGCACACCTGCAAACTTACATCAGTGTTGTACTTTTTAGCATGAAAATGAACTGTATATTGTTTCATATACTAGTCCAAACTATAAGGCACTTACGTGTAGACGTTTCGATAACCACCAGCTATTTTTTTCAGTtctactgttgatgtgatgatcatTGAACACCCGTTGTTGATCGTTGCTGTTGCCAGACAatttctccatcaacaggtcATCAAAAATATGATTTAGGTTATATTGTCCCTCATCTTAGTTCATTGTGGTACCTTGCTTGCTGATGGTGATGTCCTCCTTTATCCATCTTGTGTTCCAATCTTTGCCTCCTCCCAATTAATCACACGATGAGGGGCAATATAACCCAAGTCATATTTTGATGACTTCTTGTCAGATAATGTAGAGTTGCCAAGCAGCAATCAATGGTGTTCaacgatcatcacatcaacagcagtagcattgagaaagataaCTGGTAATTATCAAAACATCTGCAAGTGAGTGTCTTATAGTTCGGACTAGTATAAGATCGATTATGGTAAAATAAACTTTCATGCtagtaaaaaaataaagaatttcTCAACCCATTTATCTTGGCAAGCAATAATGATATGTAATAATACATAAAGCTCATTTTCAGAAGCCTTTGTTATATGATGCTAACACACAATATTTCCTGTATACAAAAAATCCATATATACACAGCCTACAATTATGTTATCATTACATGTGTGACATAAATGGGAATTGTATGagtaataagaaacaaaacaaatatgcATGTTATTCtagttttcagcaaggttctGCAGCGGTCTGTCCATTTGTCACTGTTTATGGAGTAAACACGGAAGTGAGATTCCTATTGGCCAATTGAATCCCATCATAATCACATTGGCACATCATACGCCCGGCCAAGCTGTGTAGCAATGTGTGACCTATTCTTTCTACGCAATAATCACAAAAAGCAGACACACCGCTGAAGGAATTGACTGAAAACtaagagtaaaacaaaaataactactcctttggatttgtttctatatttcaaaaagcatttctTCAATTGGACATATTTTTGACATGCATCATCTACAGATTCATAGCCTATTCATACTCAGTGGTTCTAATCCCACAGGTGTTGATTCATAAGTAACCACAGATGAGTGGAGAGATTGCtgatttcaaaagtcacaaaaatgAGTATCCTTTCACAGAAGGATGGTCAAGCAGATTTTGATATCATGCCCGGCCTGTCTGACCAGAATAGGGCAATTGCAATCAGGCACTTGCATTATAATCGGGCAACCATTATTAGCAAGTACACTTGCATTATAATCAAGCACCCAGTATCAGGAAAACATGCATTATATTCGAGCAATTGATATTAACTTTATGCAACTTTTCAAATAAGTGAACTCTTTCATTTAATGTGTGCTCATTCAAGCATGCAGTAAATTAAGAAATACTtttttgaaatatagaaacaaatccaaatgggcagttgtttttgttttactctttataaggccaaataaaaaaataaacatgtttcacgtcccctcccgcttccttttttgaggtttcctcaaatatatttttattttttgaaattcagctataacttttcaaaaaatatgtctagaaagttgggatgctttctatagccttgtaaagatacaagaaacattttaggaaggttttgtgatcattagagggggtgtaactcccagaacaacaaataaaaaagggcctcctcctttttctaggAGCTtctaggcattattgtatacgctaaaacagctctaagtatgggtatttgcaccaattttgcgataaaaaatagaaaataaaaagcccccctcttcctcctttttttcgaaaacccggacgtgaaacatgttttattttttacttggcctaatagttAAATGCACAAAGGTGATTTCATGAAGTGGGGAGTGTAAAAGTTCCAAGAAATAATAACTTTGTACATCATCTCTGTAGGTAGCCATACTTTCCCTAAATCAGCCAAACTAATCAGATATTTTGCCAATAATGAAAGCAGCATGGGCATCTGATATGCAAGGTGGTTTCATAAGCAACAGTTTACAGATTACTAAAAACCTAAAACAATTTTGTACACCTATAGTACTTACAGaagacttttatttgaatgaataCAACATGGCAAATGCCTGCATACACTATGTGATGCAGAAGTGAATCCATCTCACTCCTGGCTGGTTGCTAATTTTAATAATGTCTTTTGATTGGTTGGATGAGTAGTTTTGCCTCACATTTTGTTCTTATAAATACAACCATGTACTGCTGTGTACATTTCAATGAAATCCTTCCTGTAGTCTGTCTATGCACACATTTTCTGTAAGAATCTGCATCCATTTACTGCTTATTATATACTCCACAATTAGGCTACATGAATTTGACAGATCATAGCTACATGTATTGAGCaaataaataccgtaaaacctcgtctacacgcATATATAGTGCTTttcatgaaagctaaattaatccaggcgccatccattgacaaaattataacattatgtgGCTTGAGCAAATAACTTATCGATACAAACATATACCAACAAGTACTATTgtgagaccaatctattgcattggCATAATTTACAGCTGCTTCGTATtaacttagctttcatcaaaaacgatCTATaagcttgtagacgaggttttacagtaTACAATGCCTACAAATTTCCAAGAGACAAATTCCTATTGTTGAGTTCAATAGGGTTTTATCACTTGAACTTAACACTAGGATATCatacatgacaatctctaggacacagttccttaaccccaatatacttCTACAATCaattaatgacctttggatgagtTGGTTACAAAATCTCATGTtcctcaacttgaggtcaacattTGAGCTTTGCTTGTTTAATGGAGGTCATGAGCTATGCCATTGGGATCAGATTAATATGCTaaataattctcgctattcgcaataagggcgccgccagcggtttgcgatgtaataaatgatgtatcatgggaaaatcgtgatgtatcatgggaaaaggttagACATCAAGTCCatgtctgaatattaccatgctattacataggaacacgtgacaatattttttagtttgtcaatataacggtattacacgcaaatcgatagagaaaaaaattaattgtgcacatttcaaatcacattattaagtattattgagtatcgattagcgtgtaacacctttattttgacaaactaaaaaaatattatcacatgttcctatgtaatagcatggtaatattcagattatgcggacttgatgtcgaccttttcccatgatacatcacgattacatcgcaaaaacGCTGGCGGCGCCTTTATTGCTAATAGCTAGAATTGACACATAGGCATAAAATATTAGTTTCCtcaaatgttacaaaactttcaCAAATTTCAACCATACCACTATATATAAGGCAATTATAAAAAACAGATTTGTACCGATCCATTTGCAATACAACCACTACTTCCAAAAATAATTGGATCACTTCAATTCAGCTCTACTCCAATAACTCTCATAACTAAACCAGAACCCCTACTAAACACTGCAAAAGGCCAAAGAATGGGTGCTTTCCTGGAGTGGGGATGAGGAGCGAGGACACAGATAAGCTATCTTCAATTAatccttttcggtaaatcccataagcctttgcgagtacacctgagatgtcatcatttgacgtcacgccaatgcgcacatcgtttaccGAACATCGTTTCTGCACATTGCAAGTCAGCATGACGTCAAATCGAGGGTTGATaatcagaaagccttaactcacaaaggattcctttgtgagttaaggctttctgattGTCAACCCTCGAAATGACGAAGTTTATGGATTTATCAAAAAGTCAAACCACCCTGAGGGTTAAGTTACATACATGTCCTGGTAATGTTAAcccactgagcactacctgctgatgtaacattgcctttgattggtcattaacatgatattttcactttaatcaccaatcagaatggagctttgcaaataattcaccccaattttttgtgtgatgaaattattctaacaatgttgctgattggtccaattgataatgaaaacttctttttgtccaatcggcaggtagttctcatggggttaatgaatAAAATGTCATGGCAGTAAGTATTAGAAACTAAGTATTTATACCTATCAATGATTGTAGGTTGAAAAGCACAAGTGAAAGCAGCTTGGTGATTGGATGGATGATGCAAATTaaagtttacattttgagatatggtcagttgaatgtacctctccacaaaaataAAATGCACAAAGTCCCAGCCTTcttataatatatatacatgtagggtgTGAAGAGTTGgttaaagatgttgttgagtgcgtaggctCCCTCATCCTTGTTTAGAGTGCATGCCTTTTCTGCCCATCCAAATGGCTTTCTTTCAGCCACCTGATCAGCTTCATGATCAAGTCTAAAGTCTAACGTCATTGATCGCTGATCACTCTAAAGTCGTGAAGCTGATAAGACTACCAGGTGCctgaaagaagccatttggatctgcagaaaaggacatgacactctaaacaaggacgaggggcctacagtctgatgtgatgagttgccagtaaCCTCAACAAAActcacaggaaacaaacttggttttttttaaGCCTCAATATGACATAATCAGGATCACAGACAAGAAATATAGACCATCctccaacaggcaaagtccccatgctttgtatgctgtgaattctcgcatattcatgagccATGGGCCTGATCGAGCATGTCCaacaaatcatgccagtgttgagTGACTTCATATTACGCGATAGAGCATTGCATATCTTCAAGTTACTGCGAAAGAACGTAAAATATGCAGTATGTGTGTAGCAGTTTATCACTCACACTTCATGGAATGATTGGCTGCGATTTGGCTCTCCTTAACAGGTGATGCTGGGATTTTACCTGTTGAGGCGGTTGGTGGTTGTATCATCCTAAATCTTTAAACTGTAACTGACAACTTTCAGCATAGCTATTGGTCTTAAAGTACTGCATATTATCTTGTTTAATGAAAGACAAGAAATACGGCAAAGGACACAGCCCGTCCTTGTTAACTCTTAGCGCGACAGAAACGTACATGCTTTGTTTGGTCCTCCCGTTATACAAAATACGCACATAGTGCTGAAAGAATCTATCCGTCCATAATTCAAACACCACATGTGATGCATAATACGCCACCGGTGGTCGGGTAGGCCTAATGCATCAAGAAGCGCTAATATCGTCAAATCGTGTCCGGAAAATAGATTAAACTGTGGTGGTTTTGTGGTTTTATTGCCTGCATTTTTCATATCTCCCGATACGACAGACAGAAATGGATGCATATACAAGCGGCCATATTGGATGTGAGGACTGTCCTCACTGGCGCGCAATTCCTCCGCTACATCATCCATACCTTTTACGATACTGTTAAAGTGGTCTACTGTTACGCATTCTGGACCTCTGCAAGGTAGAGATTTGTTGTGGCAGAGTGCTGCAAAGAATATTTCCTGCAACTCGCTCACACCAGGGAGTTTATAAAGTTTCTGTTCTTTTTTCGATAAAGACggcattaaaatatttttgatttccTTGTGTACTTCTTTGAGGGACTCGTAATCTCTTCGTTGCTTTCCTTGGATTTTGTCTTTCACATCACCTAACTCAGTCAATGAAGGACAGCTGCACTTAATCCCACGGCAGAAATTGATGTTCCAGACTCGCTGAATGCGAGCGCCATCTTGGTACTGCAAATCAGGCAGTAACCCATACATGAAAGCAAATGCACTTTGCTGTGTTCTTGCATTAATAGTACTGTGAACCTGTACAGGTACCACCGGATCTCTCCATGTTGCCGTTTTAGGAAACAGCACCCCTGAGTATGCTTCCCTCATGTGTTGACCAAGCAGTATCTGCTGCATCCAGCCCTGGGGTGTCAGTTGCGCTCTAGCACACGCTCTTGATTCTGCACCGACTGGTAAACGTTGCAGATATATCGCTACTTTTGGACTAGGTGCCTCGCCAGATGATGGGCCCGCTGATGCGGCTGCTATGAAATCTGCAAGCTGAGAGAACGACTGTTTCTTACTGGCTTCTTGTAAATCGCATTTCCATTTTGGGTTCCATTTGAG
Above is a window of Amphiura filiformis chromosome 7, Afil_fr2py, whole genome shotgun sequence DNA encoding:
- the LOC140157380 gene encoding LOW QUALITY PROTEIN: 2-phosphoxylose phosphatase 1-like (The sequence of the model RefSeq protein was modified relative to this genomic sequence to represent the inferred CDS: inserted 1 base in 1 codon), with the translated sequence MCKINLVSCNMWSFRRRYLFLLTGVLIGLAVLYFARDHQPVLPSQERVKGHHDQPIKGIVPVIPLREETYKLINDEIQNTELIDDSLQNKDQHLDVELKTIEISVPKGEEVHKQDTSEIDYGAHIQHDPEVDRPVSNATESTAKKHETNSITYVVRKDNSTGKYKEQQLHTKVGKPNHIGNLNSTQPKVRIFHVEQGSGGLDDDDLQQGVQDRSQGSPSFWRRVDEYCNIPNKPVVGEEGRVPSGDYHLHSVHMVMRHGDRTPMGEIKFPWLKWNPKWKCDLQEASKKQSFSQLADFIAAASAGPSSGEAPSPKVAIYLQRLPVGAESRACARAQLTPQGWMQQILLGQHMREAYSGVLFPKTATWRDPVVPVQVHSTINARTQQSAFAFMYGLLPDLQYQDGARIQRVWNINFCRGIKCSCPSLTELGDVKDKIQGKQRRDYESLKEVHKEIKNILMPSLSKKEQKLYKLPGVSELQEIFFAALCHNKSLPCRGPECVTVDHFNSIVKGMDDVAEELRASEDSPHIQYGRLYMHPFLSVVSGDMKNAGNKTTKPPQFNLFSGHDLTILALLDALGLPDHRWRXYASHVVFELWTDRFFQHYVRILYNGRTKQSMYVSVALRVNKDGLCPLPYFLSFIKQDNMQYFKTNSYAESCQLQFKDLG